A DNA window from Plasmodium brasilianum strain Bolivian I chromosome 12, whole genome shotgun sequence contains the following coding sequences:
- a CDS encoding hypothetical protein (conserved Plasmodium protein), whose protein sequence is MTNVITLLFVLFVCILKYNWGYKEKINYPRFFLDNSSNVTQNKIMFMGKYDNIKKRCRNKLNDNNNINVGELKIGKVYDVINNDIYVKLKNENEDTVIIKRENNYLLENELLYDYLVNSNLIGRALYSKLLKRMTENGEGKKGTNGASASSLLSVSTDAIDVDASTDSTDSSNCVVLIKEINEKDEIVGELYTNEISKRKEKIYDKLTELKNLEKRIFIKIIKNVRNKYFVVLINDCIRGYLLYDEEDKDEKTLLLNSLKGLAQKLSAYIIDVNKKLEYVFLSLKKYAKHILNEKLEELQHTVIVENLFENNYFKAEVSHFCNEGNNIIVKIFESKNNTIKVKIKSHHIINTRNILRNFDQLKSKVITNEFMKHSTNTSDEGQEEKKNFSQMEIQKDDYDEYNTLQQNKKRKGMSKKEYMEKFKKFKEELYGCKEVDALKYINVDDYIYKKEKLLYVRIINKTLDKNMYEGSMINGDTLNQEIYNLMTKMASKQNIVTEYDDKLRYPSSVLGFFNNYVILSTRILRPDVNNGDIGSGNSGDGHSANVATTGCSKVGGENVKDVITLIEKRYIDYENLKKGDIFFTRFDNIKRRNIRNIFHLPNSTINKVYNTYFKREKDMLILNSIREKKKNIQERDPKRDNNAEETDVRTYVSSGSGECIGRDEGRISDGNSDMPSKYIERNKALDQKIFEEIFFEKHNIYIMRGELHKDTEYRLNKNNIDKSFKSLKHICDTYYSGINKAYHLYPSIREEYILAYLGKDNYKMYRKMVADYFSLNENSYKELLQVECEELASTVFDFVYENPKELTVELVNNYNRHLYEKMKKLNINELNYVLKDLKKLKNKLFIYPCSYETKKGRINLVLNNQKPITKQHIMNLNIDEDVKRELLKAYKNFINPLDYIKDLILKKKQAKCRENSKMPVIYLLVEETINLYENSAKDVEPHTEEQLEVFKAHILKKRKNVHIVENDNDNFRGDLFDPENSQLRRILNMIKEDLEKQKKKNKMDEVDKYYEEEQKSYSDATDLYKIFPQLEEMDKLTEDMFYMKIPFVE, encoded by the exons ATGACAAACGTTATTACCCTTTTATTCGTCCTGTTTGTGTGCATTCTAAAGTATAATTGGGGTTATAAGGAGAAGATAAATTATCCTCGTTTCTTTTTggataatagtagtaatgttacacagaataaaataatgttcatgggaaaatatgataatattaagaaaaggtgtaggaataaattaaatgataataataacataaatgtaggagaattaaaaattggaaaagtgtatgatgttataaataatgatatatatgttaaattaaaaaatgagaatgAAGATAcagttattataaaaagggAGAATAATTACTTACTAGAAAACGAGCTTTTGTATGACTACCTCGTCAACTCCAATTTGATTGGAAGGGCGTTGTACAGTAAACTGTTGAAAAGGATGACTGAAAATGGTGAAGGCAAAAAGGGCACTAACGGTGCAAGCGCGTCAAGCTTGTTAAGCGTGTCAACTGATGCTATCGATGTTGATGCTTCAACCGATTCAACTGATTCATCCAACTGCGTAGTTTTAATCAAAGAAATAAACGAAAAGGACGAAATTGTGGGGGAGTTGTACACAAATGAAATAAGTAAGAGGAAAGAGAAAATTTATGACAAATTAACTGaactaaaaaatttagaaaaaaggatttttataaaaattataaaaaatgtaagaaataaatattttgtagttttaataaatgattGTATTAGAGGATATTTACTATATGATGAAGAGGACAAGGATGAAAAAACATTGTTACTCAATTCATTGAAGGGGCTAGCACAAAAACTAAGTGCATACATAATTGACGTAAATAAGAAGCTAGAATATGTGTTtctatcattaaaaaaatatgctaagcatattttaaatgaaaagttaGAAGAATTACAACATACAGTCATTGTAGAGAATTTATTTGagaataattatttcaaaGCAGAAGTATCTCATTTCTGTAATGaaggaaataatataatagtaaaaatatttgaaagcaaaaataatactataaaggttaaaataaaatctcatcatattattaatacaagAAATATATTACGTAATTTTGAtcaattaaaaagtaaagtTATCACTAACGAGTTTATGAAACATAGTACTAATACATCTGATGAAGgacaagaagaaaaaaaaaatttttctcaAATGGAAATACAGAAGGATGATTATGatgaatataatacattacaacaaaacaaaaaaagaaaaggtatgtctaaaaaggaatatatggaaaaattcaaaaagtTTAAAGAAGAACTCTACGGTTGTAAGGAAGTAGATGCATTAAAGTACATCAATGTtgatgattatatatataaaaaagaaaaacttcTTTACgttagaattattaataaaacattagataaaaatatgtatgaaGGTAGTATGATAAATGGTGATACCTTAAAccaagaaatatataatcttATGACAAAAATGGCGAGTAAGCAAAATATTGTTACGGAGTATGATGACAAGTTGAGGTATCCCTCCAGTGTACTCGGCTTTTTCAATAATTATGTTATTCTGTCCACTAGAATTTTGAGGCCCGACGTAAACAATGGTGATATTGGTAGTGGTAATAGTGGAGATGGACACAGCGCGAACGTAGCAACAACCGGATGCAGCAAAGTTGGAGGGGAAAACGTGAAAGACGTTATTACGCTTATAGAGAAGCGGTACATAGATTATGAAAACCTTAAAAAGGGagacattttttttactcgatttgataatataaaaaggcGTAATATTCGTAATATATTTCACTTGCCCAATAGtacaataaataaagtatataatacttattttaaaagagaaaaagatatGCTCATACTCAACAGTattagggaaaaaaaaaagaacatacaGGAACGTGATCCGAAAAGAGATAACAATGCAGAAGAGACGGATGTTCGCACATATGTAAGTAGCGGAAGTGGTGAGTGTATTGGCAGGGATGAGGGTCGCATCAGTGATGGGAATAGCGATATGCCAAGTAAGTATATAGAAAGGAATAAAGCACTggatcaaaaaatatttgaagaaatatttttcgaaaaacataatatatacatcatGAGGGGAGAACTACACAAAGATACAGAATATcgtttaaataaaaacaatatagaTAAAAGCTTTAAATCATTGAAGCATATATGTGATACGTATTATTCTGGTATTAACAAAGCGTATCATCTCTACCCGAGTATAAGGGAGGAATATATTTTGGCCTATTTAGGAAAGGATAACtataaaatgtatagaaAAATGGTTGCTGATTACTTTTCGTTAAATGAAAACTCATATAAAGAACTTTTACAAGTTGAATGTGAAGAACTGGCAAGCACTGTTTTTGATTTTGTATATGAAAACCCGAAAGAACTAACAGTAGAATTggttaataattataatagacatttatatgaaaaaatgaaaaagcttaacataaatgaattaaattatgtattaaaagatttaaaaaaattaaaaaataaattatttatatatccaTGTAGTTATGAAactaaaaaaggaagaataaACTTAGTattaaataatcaaaaaCCAATTACAAAACAGCATATTATGAACTTAAATATTGATGAAGATGTAAAAAGAGAGTTATTAaaagcatataaaaattttatcaatCCACttgattatataaaagatttaatattaaaaaaaaaacaagccAAATGCAGAGAAAACAGTAAAATGCCTGTTATTTATCTCTTAGTTGAAGAAACTATAAACTTGTATGAAAATTCAGCAAAAGATGTGGAACCTCATACGGAAGAACAACTTGAGGTCTTCAAGGCCCacattttaaagaaaagaaaaaatgtacatattgtTGAGAAcgataatgataattttcgGGGCGATTTATTTGATCCCGAGAACAGCCAACTTAGGAGAATTCTGAACATGATAAAAGA GGACCTGGAAAagcagaagaaaaaaaacaagatgGATGAAGTGGACAAGTACTACGAAGAAGAACAGAAAAGTTATTCCGATGCAACTGATCTGTACAAAATTTTCCCCCAATTGGAAGAAATGGACAAATTAACTGAAGATATGTTTTACATGAAAATTCCTTTTGTCGAGTAA
- a CDS encoding hypothetical protein (conserved Plasmodium protein), translated as MRKKIVVITHNIFVKGSSFCIKQRKWEHPFFGRKQNIATNISENKEIKIKDIGDIKLKSVKKNKNIIKDENNDEDVYIMNGKIQYAQKSKKGKNELKTKHPHKKIKSSDNANSVLYTKFSDSVKKNNIKEVDEINLKVNSFEGLKIGKLNTEEKKIQVKRCLNDNTKINDNHSNVVPIVVKDNGNVSNSLLKNTISEYSTTHDEEYKAVQCEKIKPVDFYSKKQSNEPLCRYDLKNDDNFFTRNHEVEAQSGSIAHMNSTSHMSSTSHMSNTSHTSNTSHTSNTSHTSNTSHTSNTSHTSNTSHTSNTSHTSSTSHTSSTSHTNVSKSESERNCGKDEKARKSQGTSEANSTSANQNVDTNIPHKNNSNKIVKHDIYEVLNEINLENNKKEIENFLNSFLLYKNKNSTSIIGNYISLYFCNILSEDLKDLKYTYFDGVKLCVNTFFSALKELDEDQLSKMTNIYLEEYFLKIFRILKTHNINFQFDNIEIENMKLLYVYNILGLVRNAGKRTKKENIKKFLYQYICVENKDLAQLKSSNKMKFLSNIIKNGVTTRMHMLVTLSYDMCSFNTVSSDCITKTKFKNINLEFIFENQLENPFFSLHSPDSIDLKSSGWYLVDVNQILNGNLPYE; from the coding sequence atgagaaaaaaaattgtggtAATTACACATAACATATTTGTTAAAGGAAGTTCCTTTTGTATCAAGCAAAGAAAATGGGAACATCCTTTTTTTGGTAGGAAACAAAACATTGCTACTAACATTtcagaaaataaagaaataaagattAAAGATATTGgggatataaaattaaaaagtgtgaaaaaaaataaaaatattataaaggatgaaaataatgatgaagatgtatatataatgaatggGAAAATACAATATGcgcaaaaaagtaaaaaaggaaaaaatgaattaaaaacaaaacatccacataaaaaaataaaatcgtCAGACAATGCGAATAGTGTATTATATACTAAGTTCAGCGATAGTGTGAAGAAGAATAACATAAAAGAAGTcgatgaaataaatttaaaggTAAACAGTTTTGAAGGGctaaaaataggaaaactTAATActgaagagaaaaaaatacaagtCAAAAGGTGTCTGAATGACAACACCAAAATTAATGATAATCATAGTAATGTAGTACCTATAGTAGTTAAAGATAATGGTAACGTAAGTAATAGCCTACTTAAGAATACTATATCAGAATACTCCACTACTCATGATGAGGAATATAAAGCCGTTCaatgtgaaaaaataaaaccagTTGATTTTTATTCCAAGAAACAGAGTAATGAACCACTGTGCAGGTATGATTTGAAGAAcgatgataatttttttacacgTAACCATGAAGTAGAAGCTCAATCAGGTAGTATTGCTCACATGAATAGTACTTCCCATATGAGTAGTACCTCCCACATGAGTAATACTTCCCACACGAGTAATACTTCCCACACGAGTAATACTTCCCACACGAGTAATACTTCCCACACGAGTAATACTTCCCACACGAGTAATACTTCCCACACGAGTAATACTTCCCACACGAGTAGTACTTCCCACACGAGTAGTACTTCCCACACGAATGTTTCAAAAAGTGAGAGTGAAAGAAACTGCGGGAAGGATGAGAAGGCAAGGAAAAGTCAAGGCACAAGTGAAGCAAATAGCACGAGTGCAAACCAAAATGTAGATACAAATATTCCTCATAAAAACAACAGtaataaaattgttaaacatgatatatatgaagtgttaaatgaaattaatctggaaaacaataaaaaagaaatagaaaattttttaaattcatttttattatataaaaataaaaactcaACTAGTATAATAGGAAATTATATAAGTTTATATTTCTGTAATATACTAAGTGAAGatttaaaagatttaaaatatacatattttgatGGGGTAAAATTATGTGTTAACACATTTTTTAGTGCTCTAAAGGAGTTAGACGAAGATCAATTATCAAAAAtgacaaatatttatttagaggaatattttttaaaaatatttcgaattttaaaaacacaTAACATAAATTTCCAATTTGATAACATAGAGATAGAgaatatgaaattattatatgtgtacaaCATATTAGGGTTAGTTAGAAATGCAggtaaaagaacaaaaaaggaaaatataaaaaagtttttatatcaatatatatgtgtagaAAATAAGGATCTAGCTCAATTAAAAAGTAGtaacaaaatgaaattcttatcaaatataataaaaaatggggTAACAACTCGTATGCACATGTTAGTTACATTGTCTTATGACATGTGTTCATTTAATACCGTTTCGTCCGATTGTattacaaaaacaaaatttaaaaatataaatctgGAATTCATATTTGAAAATCAATTGGAAAATCCTTTTTTCTCGTTACATTCCCCCGATTCTATTGATTTGAAATCATCGGGATGGTATCTGGTTGACGTGAATCAAATATTAAACGGAAATTTACCGTACGAATGA
- a CDS encoding RAP protein: protein MLLKKSRTFIFNLKRCRYFCDNKNYINNNYLNYVQVDNDIDDEKNNDKNNLKEKININNKNVSYNFQNVKQAPSSLSHKDNKHTEDQYPLSNRENKLKNCSNKTKNYMINEKLNISYDFDYRGIEKKNKHLNPRSNNKTTEECEKGIDTDRLQSDYKRGKEGETIKKKKKNIKNIESYYDYSNNNNDNNDIDNNDIDNNDIDNNDIDNNDIDNNDINNNNIDNNDNTEENNGSSLRNPHNLNISMNSNEVKKKKKSNNEEELTFKHEHAFDNTNDGNEEKVWTDTNTDFMANNQNDSNDNSQTKNRNNPNDDFLNMKKEEEGHNSNEHDCSENFSRKKNSEFLNQEETNNAFNTSNENSENWLENEEDIPNVFEVDENLSEEEKKEKLKLIKLITEKLAGPLKSNNENNPKGEVTAKGEGEPKNEGESIFADNRPIAIEVDGPSHFYANSNRYTTYTKLKHRILTKLGYNVIHISYIDWRKLRNKSEREEFILKKLKEKNDEFLDDNDRIYYNERMNMIKEDYMKYMKEKKEGSN, encoded by the exons atgttattaaaaaagagtaggacctttatatttaacttGAAGCGTTGTAGGTATTTCtgtgataataaaaattatataaacaataattACTTAAATTATGTGCAGGTGGATAATGATATTGATGATGAAAAGAACAATGACAAAAATaacttaaaagaaaaaataaatataaataacaaaaatgtatCTTATAATTTCCAAAATGTTAAACAAGCACCATCATCATTGTCACACAAGGACAATAAACATACAGAGGATCAATATCCATTAAGCAATAGAGagaataaattgaaaaactgctcaaataaaacaaaaaattacatgattaatgaaaaattgaatatttcTTATGATTTTGATTATCGTggtattgaaaaaaaaaataaacacttAAACCCTCGTTCAAACAATAAGACAACTGAAGAATGTGAAAAGGGAATTGATACAGACAGACTTCAGTCTGATTATAAAAGGGGAAAAGAGGGagaaactataaaaaaaaaaaaaaaaaacataaaaaatattgaaagttattatgattatagtaataataataatgataacaacGATATTGATAACAACGATATTGATAACAACGATATTGATAACAACGATATTGATAACAACGATATTGATAACAACGATattaataacaacaatattgataataatgataataccGAAGAGAACAATGGAAGCAGTTTACGTAATCCTCATAACTTAAACATTTCAATGAATTCgaatgaagtaaaaaaaaaaaaaaaaagtaacaaTGAGGAAGAACTTACGTTTAAACATGAACATGCCTTTGATAATACAAATGAtggaaatgaagaaaaagtatGGACTGACACAAATACTGATTTTATGGCCAACAATCAGAATGATTCAAATGATAATTCTCAAACCAAAAACAGGAATAATCCAAATGacgattttttaaatatgaagaaaGAAGAGGAAGGTCATAATTCAAATGAACATGACTGTTCAGAAAATTTttccagaaaaaaaaattccgaATTTTTGAATCAAGAGGAAACAAACAATGCTTTCAATACATCAAATGAGAATTCAGAAAATTGGttagaaaatgaagaagataTACCAAACGTTTTTGAAGTGGATGAAAATTTAagtgaagaagaaaaaaaagaaaaacttaaattaataaaattaattactgAAAAGTTAGCTGGACCACTGAAatcaaataatgaaaataatccAAAAGGTGAAGTAACTGCTAAAGGTGAAGGAGAACCAAAAAACGAAGGGGAATCAATTTTTGCTGATAATCGTCCCATAGCAATAGAAGTAGACGGGCCCTCGCACTTTTACGCAAACAGTAACAGATATACCACATACACAAAATTAAAGCATAGAATTCTAACCAAATtag GTTACAACGTTATTCACATAAGTTACATTGACTGGAGAAAATTAAGGAACAAAAGCGAAAGGgaagaatttattttaaagaaactaaaagaaaagaatgatGAATTTTTAGATGATAACgatagaatatattataacgaGAGAATGAACATGATTAAAGAAGATTATATGAAGTacatgaaagaaaaaaaggaaggtAGTAATTAA
- a CDS encoding cGMP-specific 3 prime — protein sequence MNANTNEKMDEENEINKGEIIRDTIKKKYYMFPQFSDKNKEVEYNTLRTHNIKEYICIHLILSLLVILIEYLSKKDVTAMEIFVVAFSLLNCLMHIVVLMKIYFSSSKNAYAKSLFVAYIIINQVFQFLSLYFFTKENEQTSSGVNSIAFYNNKFSLYLHFFVDSVFILCLPTLKFFLSMIFMLTYLSTNVLLIVLINFRNAKNTVDFYYMGILSVLLLMFLILRYLMEKRNRILLFVIKDILSNSYKKWYDFKPLYDEDAESITVDIAKDKYDKKEDNYKFLFSDKSIFFNDFTINACYKDYYSVSYFLKKLLISCGSNKNKNKDVKDMKEEEDRKDGKDSKEGKENTGKEKSFEDVKKHLNESDILTIAYEADVLNNIKNIDSDEIGRNWDYSFIDSEYGKSTLVVLEVGHHLISPYIENNEKKRKKLQLFLLLINSMYFPNPYHNANHGATVCHLSKCLAHITDFDKYLNNTYMICYLIASIAHDVGHPGKTNAFLSETNHILSIRYNDMSILENYHCSITFSVLQLIGYDFLINNEDTKLVDKNNYGNMRKFIIELIISTDMKLHFEYVDIFKKRKRSENFDISDRDAINLGTINIKLADIGHTCLKWRDHAKWTMLVSEEFFSQKKFEDLYKKNKNMGAYDFNHFWNEEYIDEAMIFNYENIYINYVNNLNNVNKYDFSYIKLNFIHHHDFVKSIPSSQVYFFEIIVMPLIQELQSMERAKKEITQIVLHNLNINLKTWRLIEKNINLFYNTDKMRVTDYYKNLEKQKLLRGISLLDIAEEDVISLTESFVTEENMEKMGEEKKKEINKDNSEKKKK from the exons ATGAATGCAAATACTAATGAGAAGATGGATGAAGAAAATGAGATCAACAAGGGGGAAATAATAAGAGACACCATAAAGAAGAA gTACTATATGTTCCCTCAGTTTTccgataaaaataaagaagtagAATACAACACACTAAGGACACATAAcattaaagaatatatatgcattcatttaatattatctCTTTTAGTCATTCTGATTGAAT ACTTAAGCAAAAAAGATGTGACTGCTATGGAAATATTTGTAGTTGCTTTTTCCCTTTTGAATTGTTTAATGCATATTGTCGtgttaatgaaaatatacttttCTTCGTCAAAAAATGCGTATGCTAAAAGTCTGTTTGTagcttatataattata AACCAAGTGTTTCAGTTTCTATCTCTCTACTTTTttacaaaagaaaatgaacAAACTAGTAGTGGTGTCAATTCAATTGCGTTctataataacaaatttagTTTATATCTTCACTTTTTTGTGGACTCGGTCTTCATACTATGTCTCCCCACCCTcaa attttttttatcgaTGATATTTATGCTGACATACTTAAGTACAAACGTTTTGCTAATAGTACTAATTAATTTTagaaatgcaaaaaatacAGTAGACTTCTACTATATGGGCATTCTAAGTGTGTTGTTGTTGATGTTCTTAATATTAAGATACCTAATGGAAAAGAGGAACcgaatattattatttgtaattaaggatattttatcaaatagttataaaaaatggtatGACTTTAAACCGCTATATGATGAGGATGCCGAATCTATAACTGTAGATATAGCTAAagataaatatgataaaaaagaagacaactacaaatttttattttctgataagagtatatttttcaatgaTTTTACTATTAATGCTTGTTATAAAGATTATTATTCGGTAtcttattttctaaaaaaattgttaattaGTTGtggtagtaataaaaataaaaacaaggATGTAAAAGATAtgaaagaagaggaagacAGGAAAGACGGGAAAGACAGTAAAGagggaaaagaaaatacaggTAAGGAGAAGTCATTTGAAGATGTTAAAAAACACCTGAACGAGTCAGATATTTTAACAATAGCTTACGAAGCAGAcgttttaaataatatcaaaaatatCGATTCAGATGAAATAGGAAGAAATTGggattattcttttattgaTTCAGAATATGGAAAATCTACTTTAGTTGTTTTAGAGGTGGGACACCATTTAATCAGTCCTTATATAGAGAATAAtgagaagaaaagaaagaaattacaattatttttgttattaattaACAGTATGTATTTTCCTAACCCTTATCATAATGCAAATCATGGAGCTACTGTTTGTCATTTATCAAAATGTTTAGCACACATTACTGATTTTGATAAGTATTTGAATAATACTTATATGATTTGTTACTTAATAGCTTCAATAGCACATGATGTAGGTCATCCCGGTAAAACCAATGCATTTTTATCAGAAACGAATCATATATTATCTATCAGATATAACGATATGAGTATCTTAGAAAACTACCATTGTAGCATAACCTTTTCTGTTTTACAACTAATAGGatatgattttttaattaataatgaagATACAAAATTAGTGGATAAGAATAACTATGGAAATATGAGgaaatttattattgaatTAATTATATCGACTGATATGAAATTACATTTTGAATATgtagatatatttaaaaaaagaaagagaagTGAAAATTTTGACATCAGCGATAGGGATGCTATCAATCTGGGTACAATAAACATCAAGTTAGCTGACATTGGTCATACATGTTTGAAATGGAGGGATCATGCTAAGTGGACTATGCTTGTGAGTGAGGAATTCTTTTCTCAAAAAAAGTTTGAGGACCTTTATAAGAAGAATAAGAATATGG GCGCGTACGACTTTAACCATTTCTGGAATGAGGAATATATCGACGAAGCCATGATTTTCAACTAtgaaaacatttatataaattatgtgaACAACCTTAACAATGTTAATAAATACGATTTTAGTTATATCAAATTAAACTTTATTCATCACCATGATTTTGTTAAAAGTATACCAAGCTCACAGgtgtatttttttgaaattattgTCATGCCGTTAATTCAAGAATTGCAGTCAATGGAAAGAGCTAAAAAAGAGATAACTCAAATAGTATTGCACAatttaaacataaatttGAAAACTTGGagattaatagaaaaaaatattaatttattttataatacagATAAAATGAGAGTTActgattattataaaaatttagaaaaacaaaaattgcTGAGAGGTATAAGTTTGTTAGATATTGCTGAAGAAGATGTTATATCATTGACAGAAAGTTTCGTCACTGAggaaaatatggaaaaaatgggcgaagaaaaaaaaaaagaaattaataaagataattcggaaaaaaaaaaaaaatga
- a CDS encoding mitochondrial pyruvate carrier protein 2, which yields MKKIFYPNIVPKIKSHIECYNINHNIKKLLVSDTGILTIHFWAPTFKWSISVANIVDINRDPKLLSLPQQFAIFLTGLLFSRFAYVIKPRNLNLLTINLFMSLTALYQITRITNYKYNLGSKNEK from the exons atgaaaaaaatattttacccAAATATTGtaccaaaaataaaaagtcaTATAGAGTGTTACAACATTAAtcataacataaaaaagcTTCTTG TATCCGATACAGGAATTTTGACTATTCACTTTTGGGCTCCAACATTTAAATGGTCTATATCCGTGGCTAATATTGTTGACATAAATAGGGACCCTAAGCTTCTTTCCCTACCCCAGCAATTTG caatatttttaactggATTACTATTCTCGAGATTTGCCTATGTCATTAAGCCGAGAAATTTGAACTTACTAACaa ttAACCTTTTCATGAGTTTAACAGCGCTGTATCAAATTACACGTATCACCAATTATAAGTATAATTTGGgtagtaaaaatgaaaagtaa
- a CDS encoding hypothetical protein (conserved Plasmodium protein), with amino-acid sequence MVGVKKRPVKKFNIEINLKSDIEDKVRSHIISDRNKIQERYKQKRKKKIRRRIKMECKISSFVIPNSKKEKKLRLSYINKFIKKKKLIKQYLKDIREKIKNFQDKVNSNGAAAK; translated from the coding sequence ATGGTTGGAGTTAAAAAGAGAcctgtaaaaaaatttaacattGAAATAAATTTGAAGAGCGATATAGAGGATAAAGTAAGGTCACACATAATATCGGacagaaataaaatacaggaaagatataaacaaaaaaggaaaaaaaaaattagaaggaGAATTAAAATGGAATGTAAAATATCAAGTTTTGTTATCCCCAAttcgaaaaaagaaaaaaaattaagattaagttatataaataagtttatcaagaaaaaaaaattaataaaacagtATTTGAAAGatataagagaaaaaataaaaaactttcAAGATAAGGTAAATAGCAATGGAGCAGCAGCAAAATAA
- a CDS encoding hypothetical protein (conserved Plasmodium protein), with protein sequence MNDKEQQKFQERMNEFDVHRMLNKFNMSNYNEDFVVTNNILKYHMKSIEIYNYEKSKIYDKDELDLYKEKLINKDNIHYYPYELYFNTYRNIYKEDKVLLNLPNNVKKTKEKENDEKEEQDDKEKEDNASHTSEEEQGLEDDYNFDYNKSEDELEIEDNDENDIYQKRKKKRCKNSN encoded by the exons atgaatgataAGGAACAGCAAAAATTTCAAGAAAGGA TGAACGAATTTGATGTACATAGaatgttaaataaatttaatatgagTAACTACAATGAGGATTTTGTGGTTACAAATAATATCTTAAAATATCACATGAAAAGTATAGAGATTTATAACTACgagaaaagtaaaatatatgacaAAGATGAATTagatttatataaagaaaaattgataaataaagataatattCATTACTATCCATATgagttatattttaatacgtATAGAAATATCTATAAAGAAGATAAAGTGCTTTTAAATTTACCCAACaacgtaaaaaaaacaaaagaaaaagaaaatgatgaaaaggaAGAACAAGATGATAAGGAGAAGGAAGACAATGCATCac ATACTTCTGAAGAAGAACAAGGTTTAGAGGACGATTATAATTTTGACTATAATAAAAGTGAAGACGAATTAGAGATTGAAgataatgatgaaaat GATATCTAccagaagagaaaaaagaaaagatgtAAGAACAGCAATTGA